In Oryza sativa Japonica Group chromosome 2, ASM3414082v1, the following are encoded in one genomic region:
- the LOC136355081 gene encoding uncharacterized protein, which yields MSPVRGGRAALPARAALSVEPATSTGSTVAARVLRAAAGTPAPARVPVGGRAVSWAAAAVGWAAAHRSARSRALPLASSSSSLSAVMSPAMEPLMLLRNVSTSTSAARAASSASSASASALAAANSAAANMAALAAAAAV from the coding sequence ATGTCGCCGGTTAGGGGAGGGAGAGCCGCGTTGCCTGCGAGGGCCGCGCTCTCCGTCGAACCAGCCACCTCCACtgggagcaccgtcgccgcgcgcgtgctccgggctgccgccggcacgcccgcgcccgctcgggttcccgtcggcgggcgcgcggtctcttgggccgccgccgccgtggggtgggctgctgcccaccgctctGCCCGCTCCCGCGCCCTTCCTCTTGCCAGCTCTTCAAGCTCCCTGTCGGCGGTGATGTCACCGGCGATGGAGCCATTGATGCTGCTGCGCAACGTGtcaacctctacctccgccgcacGTGCCGCATCTTCTGCCTCCTCTGCTTCCGCCTCTGCCCTGGCCGCTGccaactccgctgccgccaatatggccgccctcgctgctgctgcagcggtcTGA